One genomic region from Conexibacter woesei Iso977N encodes:
- the pgsA gene encoding CDP-diacylglycerol--glycerol-3-phosphate 3-phosphatidyltransferase has protein sequence MLPLNLPNVLTVVRILLVPVLVVALLGETGNDLLAAIVFAAASATDALDGYLARSRNSITSFGKLMDPIADKLLVVAALFALVSLDRLQAWIAMVIVTRELAVTVTRMAATAQGVIIPAAGWGKLKTIVQVAAIFFLIAFDPTPLWVDLLVYAAVAITVISGVDYFFGLRRMLREADERRRAAAAGAAGEAEAPPAPPVSPPPAARVRS, from the coding sequence ATGCTCCCGCTGAACCTCCCCAACGTGCTGACGGTCGTCCGGATCCTCCTGGTCCCGGTGCTGGTCGTCGCGCTGCTGGGGGAGACCGGTAACGACCTGCTGGCCGCGATCGTCTTCGCCGCCGCCTCGGCGACCGACGCACTCGACGGCTACCTCGCGCGGTCGAGGAACTCGATCACGTCGTTCGGGAAGCTGATGGACCCGATCGCCGACAAGCTGCTGGTCGTCGCCGCGCTGTTCGCGCTCGTGTCGCTGGACCGGCTGCAGGCGTGGATCGCGATGGTCATCGTCACGCGCGAGCTGGCCGTGACCGTGACGCGCATGGCCGCCACCGCGCAGGGCGTGATCATCCCGGCCGCGGGCTGGGGCAAGCTCAAGACGATCGTGCAGGTCGCGGCGATCTTCTTCCTGATCGCCTTCGACCCGACGCCGCTGTGGGTCGACCTGCTCGTCTACGCCGCCGTCGCGATCACGGTGATCAGCGGGGTTGACTACTTCTTCGGGCTGCGGCGGATGCTGCGCGAGGCGGACGAGCGCCGCCGCGCGGCGGCGGCCGGCGCTGCCGGCGAGGCGGAGGCGCCGCCGGCGCCACCGGTCTCGCCGCCGCCGGCGGCGCGGGTGCGGTCTTAG
- a CDS encoding diguanylate cyclase: MPPILPILGLAIAYALAVRLAWALPVRSGLVAVWPAAGIALGVLLRWGRNLWPGVLIGAFAAKLTTSGLVAAVGGGIAPTVEVLICVTLLDRYITPMMTRPAVARFAGIGVLFAGAFASGVIGQSTLSLAGEHHGAFAESILRWTLGDVAGMLLIAPLISARDLMQWPRLRPLRVLEDATVVGLLLAVALAAFTRPHGQIWLLIPFGVWLVLRATKGSVALASAGLTIIAVYETSAGRGPLAVGGDHDLLVAQAFSVLMAVCLYLLAALTADRRQMLDEHQRMSEEAAALHRVASTVARGAGLTEVAELAGAEVATLLGMDVGVVVAFDGRSEIVRAIGQGTAPGVLPPPLPPYVPVAPGSAVDRIRRTGRAERFDERAVAVPSMPPYRQRIAAPITVEARLWGAMIVCTPRTDDLSADIEGRLQRFAELIGMAIANADAQARLVAQATTDQLTGLVNHRAFHERLREEAAVARRHGTPLALAVFDIDRFKQINDTLGHVGGDAVLAETARRMQSAARAGEIVARIGGDELALLMPGVDGDDAHAAAERIRRAVAATPFADAGAMTLSAGVCDLDQASAPEELLRLADGALYWAKAHGRDACIRYSPQVVEELSAAERADRLEHARALAALGALARAIDAKDPATIRHSERVAALACELAAESGWSPEDVARLHDAAVVHDVGKIGVPDAVLSKPERLTAEEYEVIKRHADLGAQIVAEMLDGEQVAWVRGHHERHDGRGYPDGLAGDGIAEGARLMALADAWDAMTGARVYSAPMRLDAALAEVRANEGAQFHPDAVAALERVHTRGALGALTADAGPAPAAA, translated from the coding sequence GTGCCACCGATCCTGCCGATCCTCGGCCTGGCGATCGCGTACGCGCTGGCGGTCCGGCTGGCGTGGGCGCTGCCCGTCCGGTCCGGCCTCGTCGCGGTCTGGCCGGCGGCCGGGATCGCGCTCGGCGTGCTGCTGCGCTGGGGCCGGAACCTGTGGCCCGGCGTCCTGATCGGCGCGTTCGCGGCCAAGCTCACGACCAGCGGCCTGGTCGCCGCGGTCGGCGGCGGGATCGCGCCGACCGTCGAGGTCCTGATCTGCGTCACGCTGCTGGACCGCTACATCACGCCGATGATGACCCGGCCCGCGGTCGCGCGCTTCGCCGGGATCGGCGTGCTGTTCGCCGGCGCCTTCGCGTCGGGCGTGATCGGCCAGAGCACGCTGTCGCTGGCCGGCGAGCACCACGGCGCCTTCGCCGAGTCGATCCTGCGCTGGACCCTCGGCGACGTCGCCGGGATGCTGCTGATCGCGCCGCTGATCAGCGCACGCGACCTCATGCAGTGGCCGCGCCTGCGCCCGCTGCGCGTGCTGGAGGACGCGACGGTCGTCGGCCTGCTGCTCGCCGTCGCGCTGGCGGCCTTCACCCGCCCCCACGGCCAGATCTGGCTGCTGATCCCGTTCGGCGTGTGGCTCGTGCTGCGCGCGACCAAGGGCTCGGTCGCGCTCGCCTCGGCCGGGCTGACGATCATCGCGGTCTACGAGACGTCCGCCGGCCGCGGCCCGCTGGCCGTCGGCGGCGACCACGACCTGCTCGTCGCGCAGGCCTTCTCGGTCCTGATGGCGGTCTGCCTCTACCTGCTCGCCGCGCTGACCGCCGACCGCCGCCAGATGCTCGACGAGCACCAGCGGATGTCGGAGGAGGCGGCGGCGCTGCACCGCGTCGCGTCGACCGTCGCGCGCGGCGCAGGGCTGACCGAGGTCGCCGAGTTGGCCGGCGCCGAGGTCGCGACGCTGCTCGGGATGGACGTCGGCGTCGTCGTCGCCTTCGACGGTCGGTCCGAGATCGTGCGCGCGATCGGCCAGGGGACCGCGCCCGGCGTGCTCCCGCCGCCGCTGCCGCCCTACGTGCCGGTCGCACCCGGCTCGGCGGTCGACCGGATCCGGAGGACCGGTCGCGCAGAGCGCTTCGACGAGCGCGCCGTCGCCGTGCCGTCGATGCCGCCCTACCGCCAGCGGATCGCCGCGCCGATCACCGTCGAGGCGCGCCTGTGGGGCGCGATGATCGTCTGCACGCCTCGGACCGACGACCTCTCCGCCGACATCGAGGGCCGCCTGCAGCGCTTCGCCGAGCTGATCGGCATGGCGATCGCCAACGCCGACGCGCAGGCGCGCCTGGTCGCCCAGGCGACGACCGACCAGCTGACGGGGCTGGTCAACCACCGCGCGTTCCACGAGCGCCTGCGCGAGGAGGCCGCGGTCGCGCGCCGCCACGGCACGCCGCTGGCGCTGGCGGTCTTCGACATCGACCGCTTCAAGCAGATCAACGACACGCTCGGGCACGTCGGCGGCGACGCCGTCCTGGCCGAGACCGCGCGGCGCATGCAGAGCGCGGCGCGCGCCGGCGAGATCGTCGCGCGCATCGGCGGCGACGAGCTGGCGCTGCTGATGCCCGGCGTCGACGGCGACGACGCGCACGCCGCGGCCGAGCGGATCCGCCGTGCTGTCGCCGCGACGCCGTTCGCCGACGCGGGCGCGATGACGCTCAGCGCCGGCGTCTGCGACCTCGACCAGGCCAGCGCGCCCGAGGAGCTGCTGCGCCTGGCCGACGGCGCGCTGTACTGGGCCAAGGCCCACGGGCGCGACGCGTGCATCCGCTACTCGCCGCAGGTTGTGGAAGAGCTGTCAGCGGCCGAGCGCGCCGACCGCCTCGAGCACGCCCGCGCGCTGGCCGCCCTCGGCGCGCTGGCCCGCGCGATCGACGCCAAGGACCCCGCGACGATCCGGCACAGCGAGCGCGTCGCGGCGCTGGCCTGCGAGCTGGCCGCCGAGTCCGGCTGGTCGCCCGAGGACGTCGCGCGCCTGCACGACGCAGCCGTCGTCCACGACGTCGGCAAGATCGGCGTTCCCGACGCAGTGCTCAGCAAGCCTGAGCGCTTGACGGCCGAGGAGTACGAGGTCATCAAGCGCCACGCCGACCTCGGCGCCCAGATCGTCGCCGAGATGCTCGACGGCGAGCAGGTCGCGTGGGTCCGCGGCCACCACGAGCGCCACGACGGCCGCGGCTACCCCGACGGCCTGGCCGGCGACGGCATCGCCGAGGGCGCCCGCCTGATGGCCCTCGCCGACGCATGGGACGCGATGACCGGCGCCCGCGTCTACAGCGCGCCGATGAGGCTGGACGCGGCACTCGCCGAAGTCCGCGCCAACGAGGGAGCGCAGTTCCACCCCGACGCCGTGGCCGCGCTGGAGCGCGTCCACACGCGTGGCGCGCTCGGCGCGCTGACGGCCGACGCCGGCCCGGCGCCGGCTGCGGCCTGA
- the mptA gene encoding GTP cyclohydrolase MptA has product MEPTTVLVNSPDVQAQQPTVHLSLSRVGVTGVEKVIRIKRDGQEELYWAKLECFVDLGPKQKGAHMSRFEETVNDAITEVILGSSAFRAEQLATRIAEQVRERQDAKRAEVTIAARYPEHKPAPVSGIQTQELYTMFGTAVATEQGTRRLIGVAAQGMTACPCAQQLVAGAARERLTADGFDDGQIERIFEHVPVATHNQRGLGTLHIGCPEDCTEDIDAATLLAIVENSMSSEIYEMMKRSDEGAVVEKAHRRPRFVEDCVREMVKGVLDDLPQLQDGGYVSARQENLETIHQHNVVAERFGLVSELRHEVASGDIADRHVSMRDWLDGVVGS; this is encoded by the coding sequence ATGGAGCCGACCACGGTCCTCGTCAACTCCCCGGACGTCCAGGCTCAGCAGCCCACCGTCCACCTGTCGCTGTCCCGTGTGGGGGTGACCGGCGTCGAGAAGGTCATCCGCATCAAGCGCGACGGCCAGGAGGAGCTCTACTGGGCCAAGCTCGAGTGCTTCGTCGACCTCGGGCCCAAGCAGAAGGGCGCCCACATGTCGCGCTTCGAGGAGACCGTGAACGACGCGATCACCGAGGTGATCCTTGGATCCTCCGCATTCCGGGCCGAGCAGCTGGCGACCCGGATCGCCGAGCAGGTGCGCGAGCGCCAGGACGCGAAGCGCGCCGAGGTGACGATCGCCGCGCGCTACCCGGAGCACAAGCCGGCGCCGGTCTCCGGCATCCAGACGCAGGAGCTGTACACCATGTTCGGGACCGCCGTGGCGACCGAGCAGGGCACGCGCCGGCTGATCGGCGTCGCCGCGCAGGGCATGACCGCCTGCCCGTGCGCCCAGCAGCTGGTTGCCGGAGCGGCACGGGAACGTCTGACCGCAGACGGCTTCGACGACGGCCAGATCGAGCGGATCTTCGAGCACGTCCCGGTCGCGACGCACAACCAGCGCGGCCTCGGGACGCTGCACATCGGCTGCCCGGAGGACTGCACCGAGGACATCGACGCGGCCACGCTGCTGGCGATCGTCGAGAACTCGATGAGCTCCGAGATCTACGAGATGATGAAGCGCTCCGACGAGGGCGCCGTCGTCGAGAAGGCCCACCGCCGCCCGCGGTTCGTCGAGGACTGCGTGCGCGAGATGGTCAAGGGCGTCCTGGACGACCTGCCCCAGCTGCAGGACGGCGGCTACGTCTCCGCGCGCCAGGAGAACCTGGAGACCATCCACCAGCACAACGTCGTCGCCGAGCGCTTCGGGCTCGTGAGCGAGCTGCGTCACGAAGTGGCTTCCGGCGACATCGCCGACCGCCACGTGTCGATGCGCGACTGGCTCGACGGCGTCGTCGGTTCCTAG
- a CDS encoding sigma-70 family RNA polymerase sigma factor: MAQEDQAQPPAAQPARCTSGCVPSCSTGKREGPGARGCLGPGTTSTRIGLSTKTDVLLADEAPIAELDELRTLIQEGQERGFLTIEQITTTLEEVEITKEQLTELHQHLDQEGIAIVGADGKPVSSESGRAEAAAEARQSAAGASAAEQRKKPEIDLTVEPSLDSLRLYLRSIGRVALLTAEQEVSLAKRIERGDMAAKQAMVEANLRLVVSIAKGYLGRGLTFLDLIQEGSLGLIRAVEKFDYRRGYKFSTYATWWIRQAVTRAIADKGRTIRIPVHMVEKLNKVVHVERQLVQSLGREPSPEEIALELDCTAREVRDILRMSQQPISLEKPIGDEEESELGDFVEDQTAESPFELAAENLRKENVHRALAALPQREREVIEMRFGLTGGRPRTLEEVGRAFNVTRERIRQIENHTLKKLESLPEAQRLRDAS, encoded by the coding sequence ATGGCGCAAGAGGACCAAGCTCAGCCTCCTGCGGCACAGCCCGCACGTTGCACCTCGGGGTGCGTTCCAAGTTGCAGTACAGGGAAGAGAGAGGGACCTGGGGCACGGGGGTGTCTGGGTCCGGGAACGACGTCCACAAGGATCGGGTTGAGCACCAAGACCGACGTTCTACTCGCTGACGAGGCACCCATCGCAGAGCTCGACGAGCTCCGCACGCTCATCCAGGAAGGGCAAGAGCGGGGTTTCCTCACCATCGAGCAGATCACCACCACGCTCGAAGAGGTGGAGATCACCAAGGAGCAGCTCACCGAGCTGCACCAGCATCTCGACCAGGAGGGCATCGCGATCGTCGGCGCCGACGGCAAGCCCGTCAGCTCCGAGAGCGGTCGCGCCGAGGCTGCCGCCGAAGCGCGCCAGTCCGCCGCCGGCGCCAGCGCCGCCGAGCAGCGCAAGAAGCCGGAGATCGACCTCACGGTCGAGCCTTCGCTGGACTCGCTGCGGCTGTACCTGCGCTCGATCGGCCGCGTCGCGCTGCTGACCGCCGAGCAGGAGGTCTCCCTCGCCAAGCGCATCGAGCGCGGCGACATGGCGGCCAAGCAGGCGATGGTCGAGGCCAACCTGCGGTTGGTCGTCTCGATCGCCAAGGGCTACCTCGGTCGCGGGCTGACGTTCCTGGATCTGATCCAGGAGGGCTCGCTGGGCCTCATCCGCGCCGTCGAGAAGTTCGACTACCGCCGCGGCTACAAGTTCTCCACGTACGCCACGTGGTGGATCCGGCAGGCCGTGACGCGTGCGATCGCCGACAAGGGCCGCACGATCCGCATCCCGGTGCACATGGTCGAGAAGCTCAACAAGGTCGTGCACGTCGAGCGTCAGCTCGTCCAGTCGCTCGGCCGCGAGCCCTCGCCGGAGGAGATCGCGCTGGAGCTCGACTGCACCGCGCGTGAGGTGCGGGACATCCTGCGGATGAGCCAGCAGCCGATCTCGCTGGAGAAGCCGATCGGCGACGAGGAGGAGTCCGAGCTGGGCGACTTCGTCGAGGATCAGACCGCCGAATCGCCCTTCGAGCTCGCTGCGGAGAACCTCCGCAAGGAGAACGTTCACCGTGCTCTCGCGGCACTTCCGCAGCGTGAGCGCGAGGTGATCGAAATGCGATTTGGACTTACCGGTGGTCGACCGCGTACCCTTGAGGAAGTGGGACGCGCCTTCAACGTCACCCGAGAGCGAATTCGGCAGATCGAGAACCACACCTTGAAAAAGCTCGAGTCGCTCCCCGAGGCCCAGCGCCTTAGGGACGCCTCGTAG
- a CDS encoding RNA polymerase sigma factor gives MAAIDALPPALPPSMLAALDERTLVELIAAGSDDAFAAMHDRYRARLVRYARGYVPTSADADDVVQDALMRAMRALRNGSRPDALGPWLHRIARNCALDLHQSRKRHPVVELADHAHPPAEDAQSAVERSLGMRTIVADVGRLPDSQRSALVLRELEGRSYVDIAQELDTTVPAVKSLLVRARQGLKRARDDRRVAAWMPLPLVARIGERLTSLWEPVAASATPKVACAAVVAVGSLPVVAGKTPVPINHHHRAPTTTQAAAPAAAAPAAKVANATNAAAQTPARTTNHAVASFTKLPAGLKADCADGHIDHSYGAGVITRALGIAGNGGGEYGSCQAALAQAALQHP, from the coding sequence ATGGCTGCCATCGACGCACTTCCCCCTGCTCTGCCGCCCAGCATGCTCGCCGCGCTGGACGAGCGGACGCTGGTCGAGCTGATCGCTGCGGGCAGCGATGACGCGTTCGCTGCGATGCACGACCGCTATCGCGCGCGGCTGGTCCGGTACGCGCGGGGCTACGTCCCGACGAGCGCGGATGCCGACGACGTCGTCCAGGACGCCCTGATGCGCGCGATGCGCGCGCTGCGCAACGGCTCCCGCCCGGACGCGCTGGGCCCGTGGCTGCACCGGATCGCGCGCAACTGCGCGCTGGACCTGCACCAGTCGCGCAAGCGCCACCCGGTCGTCGAGCTGGCCGATCACGCCCACCCGCCCGCGGAAGACGCGCAGTCGGCCGTCGAGCGGTCGCTGGGGATGCGCACGATCGTCGCCGACGTCGGCCGCCTGCCGGACTCGCAGCGCTCCGCGCTCGTCCTGCGCGAGCTGGAGGGCCGCAGCTACGTCGACATCGCCCAGGAGCTCGACACGACGGTCCCGGCCGTGAAGTCGCTGCTGGTCCGCGCCCGCCAGGGGCTGAAGCGCGCGCGGGACGACCGGCGCGTCGCGGCGTGGATGCCGCTGCCGCTCGTCGCGCGTATCGGCGAGCGCCTCACGTCGCTCTGGGAGCCGGTCGCGGCATCGGCCACGCCGAAGGTCGCGTGCGCCGCGGTCGTCGCCGTCGGCTCGCTGCCGGTCGTCGCGGGCAAGACGCCCGTGCCGATCAACCACCATCACAGGGCGCCCACCACGACGCAGGCCGCGGCGCCCGCGGCCGCGGCGCCGGCCGCCAAGGTCGCGAACGCGACGAACGCCGCCGCGCAGACGCCGGCCAGGACGACCAACCACGCCGTCGCGTCGTTCACCAAGCTGCCCGCCGGCCTCAAGGCCGACTGCGCCGACGGCCACATCGACCACTCCTACGGCGCCGGCGTCATCACCCGCGCGCTGGGCATCGCCGGCAACGGCGGCGGCGAGTACGGCTCGTGCCAGGCCGCGCTCGCGCAAGCGGCGTTGCAGCATCCATAA
- a CDS encoding O-methyltransferase translates to MDGRILALLDELHRHGREHDAALEDRLLRLRNLEPETGKLLNLLVRTLGARSVLELGTSNGYSTIWLAEAAARNGGRVTSVEMNPERTAQAATNLARAQLAEFVDLHVGDAATVLRDTRDTTVDLVFLDAERPEYPAYWPDLTRVLRRPGLLAIDNAISHAHELVDFAKVVDADDRALTALDQTGAGVLLVSLPA, encoded by the coding sequence ATGGACGGCCGGATCCTCGCGCTGTTGGATGAGCTGCACCGCCATGGGCGGGAGCATGATGCGGCGTTGGAGGATCGGTTGCTGCGGTTGCGCAACCTGGAGCCGGAGACCGGGAAGCTGCTGAACCTGCTGGTCCGGACGCTGGGGGCGCGGTCGGTGCTCGAGCTGGGGACGTCGAACGGCTACTCGACGATCTGGCTGGCCGAGGCGGCGGCGCGCAACGGCGGGCGGGTCACGTCGGTCGAGATGAATCCGGAGCGCACGGCGCAGGCGGCGACGAACCTCGCGCGCGCGCAGCTGGCGGAGTTCGTGGACCTGCATGTCGGCGACGCCGCCACGGTCCTGCGCGACACGCGCGACACCACGGTGGACCTGGTCTTCCTCGACGCCGAGCGGCCGGAGTACCCGGCCTACTGGCCGGACCTGACGCGCGTCCTGCGCCGCCCGGGCCTGCTCGCGATCGACAACGCGATCTCGCACGCGCACGAGCTGGTGGACTTCGCCAAGGTCGTCGACGCCGACGACCGCGCGCTCACGGCGCTGGACCAGACCGGCGCGGGCGTGCTGCTGGTCTCGCTCCCCGCGTAG
- a CDS encoding cupin domain-containing protein has protein sequence MKPEAEIVETEHGLQAASEGWFVMNLADVAWQTTERGGTWSLLETDEAPFGQFGIGVHVLPPGESSGFYHWESDQEGFLVLSGACLLLVEGEERRLKRWDYFHCPPGVAHITVGAEGEEPCALLMVGARTRGRLTRYPPDEAAAKHGVSVEHEAGTGLRNAYEQWPVQPRVFTNVPAPPLP, from the coding sequence ATGAAGCCCGAGGCCGAGATCGTCGAGACCGAGCACGGGCTCCAGGCCGCGTCGGAGGGGTGGTTCGTCATGAACCTCGCCGACGTGGCCTGGCAGACGACCGAGCGCGGCGGCACCTGGTCGCTGCTGGAGACGGACGAGGCGCCGTTCGGCCAGTTCGGGATCGGCGTGCACGTCCTGCCGCCAGGCGAGTCCTCGGGCTTCTACCACTGGGAGAGCGACCAGGAGGGGTTCCTGGTCCTCTCCGGCGCGTGCCTCCTGCTCGTCGAGGGCGAGGAGCGCCGGCTGAAGCGCTGGGACTACTTCCACTGCCCGCCGGGCGTCGCGCACATCACGGTCGGCGCGGAGGGCGAGGAGCCCTGCGCGCTGCTGATGGTCGGCGCACGGACCAGGGGACGTCTGACGCGGTACCCGCCCGACGAGGCGGCGGCGAAGCACGGCGTGTCGGTCGAGCACGAGGCCGGGACCGGGCTCAGGAACGCCTACGAGCAGTGGCCGGTGCAGCCGCGCGTCTTCACCAACGTGCCGGCCCCGCCGCTGCCCTAG
- a CDS encoding YidH family protein: protein MDRPEGAIDEPPPTPGPRHFDQDGDATRRTWLASERTVLAWLRTGLTATAVALGVGKLLPDLRGEHGTRWPFVALGAGYAVLGILIVVYGLYRGREVDRAIREGRWLGLDERAMWVVGGLTIALGLMAAVVIVADS, encoded by the coding sequence ATGGACCGTCCGGAGGGCGCGATCGACGAGCCGCCGCCCACGCCCGGTCCCCGCCACTTCGATCAGGACGGCGACGCCACGCGCCGGACCTGGCTGGCGTCGGAGCGGACCGTCCTCGCGTGGCTGCGCACCGGCCTGACCGCGACCGCCGTCGCGCTCGGCGTCGGCAAGCTGCTGCCGGACCTGCGCGGCGAGCACGGCACGCGCTGGCCGTTCGTCGCGCTCGGCGCGGGCTACGCGGTCCTCGGGATCCTGATCGTCGTCTACGGCCTCTACCGCGGGCGCGAGGTCGATCGCGCGATCCGCGAGGGCCGCTGGCTCGGGCTCGACGAGCGGGCGATGTGGGTCGTCGGCGGGCTCACGATCGCGCTCGGCCTGATGGCCGCGGTCGTGATCGTCGCCGACAGCTGA
- a CDS encoding FKBP-type peptidyl-prolyl cis-trans isomerase, translating to MTRTRNIALSLSVLSLAAGLAAGCGSSDDNGFRGAGSKIDGDPATTLPADLASTKSTVKVRAAGEPLPVQKNVVGVSTDMTKKPVVPKAVGKAPTELQGSEVVTGTGAVARTGDKVTVQYVGQLFANGKEFDTSWKKGRTPFQFTIGGGQVIQGWDQGVPGMKVGGRRTLVIPADLAYGAQGSPPTIPANAPLVFVIDLKKVEKGS from the coding sequence ATGACCAGAACCCGCAACATCGCACTGTCCCTGAGCGTTCTGTCGCTGGCGGCCGGGCTCGCCGCCGGTTGCGGCAGCAGCGACGACAACGGCTTCCGCGGCGCCGGATCGAAGATCGACGGCGACCCCGCGACGACGCTTCCGGCCGACCTCGCGTCGACCAAGTCGACCGTCAAGGTCCGCGCGGCCGGCGAGCCGCTGCCCGTTCAGAAGAACGTCGTCGGCGTCAGCACCGACATGACCAAGAAGCCCGTCGTGCCCAAGGCCGTCGGCAAGGCGCCGACCGAGCTGCAGGGCTCCGAGGTCGTCACCGGCACCGGCGCCGTCGCCAGGACCGGCGACAAGGTCACGGTCCAGTACGTCGGCCAGCTGTTCGCCAACGGCAAGGAGTTCGACACGAGCTGGAAGAAGGGCCGCACGCCCTTCCAGTTCACGATCGGCGGCGGCCAGGTCATCCAGGGCTGGGACCAGGGCGTCCCGGGCATGAAGGTCGGCGGCCGGCGCACGCTGGTCATCCCGGCCGACCTCGCCTACGGCGCCCAGGGCTCGCCTCCCACGATCCCGGCCAACGCGCCGCTGGTCTTCGTGATCGACCTCAAGAAGGTCGAGAAGGGCTCCTAG
- a CDS encoding response regulator transcription factor, with product MSNGTRVRVYVADDHPVFRDGVVLALRRRPEFEVVGEAQDGRTALEEIRVLRPDVALLDVKMPGLDGHTVLRAIQRDDLPVKVVLLSATVLPPEAREALAAGAMAYLSKEVNRDAICDAVAAAARGDRLQVDVAEPVWERPLLSPRELEVLRLTAGGQSAPSIGRELHLSPETVKTHLKNVYEKLGVSDRAAAVAEGMRRGLVE from the coding sequence ATGAGCAACGGCACAAGGGTGAGGGTGTACGTGGCAGACGACCATCCCGTTTTCCGGGATGGCGTTGTGCTGGCGCTGCGGCGGCGACCGGAGTTCGAGGTCGTCGGCGAGGCGCAGGACGGGCGCACCGCGCTGGAGGAGATCCGCGTGCTGCGGCCCGACGTCGCGCTGCTCGACGTCAAGATGCCGGGGCTCGACGGGCACACGGTCCTGCGCGCGATCCAGCGCGACGACCTGCCGGTGAAGGTCGTGCTGCTCAGCGCGACCGTGCTGCCGCCCGAGGCGCGCGAGGCGCTCGCCGCCGGCGCGATGGCCTACCTGTCCAAGGAGGTCAACCGCGACGCGATCTGCGACGCGGTCGCGGCCGCCGCGCGCGGAGACCGGCTGCAGGTCGACGTCGCCGAGCCGGTCTGGGAGCGCCCGCTGCTGTCGCCGCGCGAGCTGGAGGTCCTGCGGCTGACCGCGGGCGGACAGAGCGCGCCGTCGATCGGGCGCGAGCTGCACCTGTCGCCCGAGACGGTCAAGACGCACCTCAAGAACGTCTACGAGAAGCTCGGCGTGAGCGATCGCGCCGCCGCCGTGGCCGAGGGCATGCGCCGCGGCCTGGTCGAATAG
- a CDS encoding HU family DNA-binding protein: MPSINKSDLAGLVAEQADVSVAEAKAIVDATFEVVAARVAAGDEVSVGGFGKFSVAERSARTGRNPQTGETMQIAASKAPKFSAASAFKTAVKG, translated from the coding sequence ATGCCCAGCATCAACAAGTCCGACCTCGCCGGCCTCGTCGCCGAGCAGGCCGATGTCTCGGTCGCCGAGGCCAAGGCGATCGTCGACGCCACGTTCGAAGTCGTCGCCGCTCGCGTCGCCGCCGGCGACGAGGTGTCGGTCGGTGGCTTCGGGAAGTTCTCGGTCGCCGAGCGGTCCGCTCGCACCGGTCGCAACCCGCAGACCGGCGAGACCATGCAGATCGCCGCGTCCAAGGCGCCGAAGTTCAGCGCCGCGTCGGCGTTCAAGACCGCCGTCAAGGGCTAG
- a CDS encoding SDR family oxidoreductase: protein MPGRLEGKVAVVTGAAGGIGAATVEAFQREGAKVVGIDLVEGAPGDLALAVDVTEEFAVEQMYAQVAEQYGRIDILFNNAGISPDDDTSVLETTFEAWQRVQDVNLKSVFLCCKHGIPHLLNGGGGSVINTASFVAVMGAATSQISYTASKGGVLALTRELGVEFARRGVRVNALCPGPVDTPLLQELFAKDPARAARRLIHVPMGRFGRPSEIANGVLFLASDESSFMTSTTFLVDGGLSGAYVTPE, encoded by the coding sequence ATGCCGGGACGTCTCGAGGGCAAGGTCGCCGTGGTCACCGGAGCGGCGGGAGGGATCGGCGCGGCCACCGTGGAGGCCTTCCAGCGCGAGGGCGCGAAAGTTGTAGGCATCGACTTGGTCGAGGGCGCGCCCGGCGACCTCGCGCTCGCCGTGGACGTGACCGAGGAGTTCGCGGTCGAGCAGATGTACGCCCAGGTCGCCGAGCAGTACGGCCGCATCGACATCCTGTTCAACAACGCCGGCATCTCGCCCGACGACGACACGAGCGTGCTGGAGACGACGTTCGAGGCGTGGCAGCGCGTGCAGGACGTCAACCTGAAGTCGGTCTTCCTCTGCTGCAAGCACGGCATCCCGCACCTGCTGAACGGCGGTGGCGGCAGCGTCATCAACACCGCGTCGTTCGTCGCGGTGATGGGCGCGGCGACCTCGCAGATCTCCTACACCGCGTCCAAGGGCGGCGTGCTCGCACTGACCCGCGAGCTCGGCGTCGAGTTCGCCCGCCGCGGCGTCCGCGTCAACGCCCTCTGCCCCGGCCCGGTCGACACACCGCTGCTCCAGGAGCTGTTCGCCAAGGACCCGGCCCGCGCCGCACGCCGGCTGATCCACGTCCCGATGGGCCGCTTCGGCAGGCCGTCAGAGATCGCCAACGGCGTCCTCTTCCTCGCCTCCGACGAGTCCTCCTTCATGACGTCGACGACCTTCCTCGTCGACGGCGGCCTCTCCGGCGCCTACGTGACGCCGGAGTAG